A stretch of the Mycobacterium sp. ITM-2016-00317 genome encodes the following:
- a CDS encoding RES domain-containing protein has translation MPETYPPPDLACPDPQGCPVIDVLPALRTTTIAADTPWYRVYSATWGYDEFNPGYGDARFSPIDDPETGDRLPSMYLAATPAAALLETVFHDVHQSSARIVYERDLRGMLLAHVRTPVAARLGDVRDPELARLGVSREALVSTTSEHYPCTRRQAITALGQRCGARGLHGLIWHSRRSELAGREPVEVIVVFGAERYPTSRGHWKLFGPGASSLYEGPGRLLVDEIAESLSATVDIED, from the coding sequence ATGCCCGAAACCTACCCCCCGCCGGACCTCGCCTGCCCCGACCCGCAGGGCTGCCCCGTCATTGACGTGCTGCCGGCGTTGCGGACGACGACCATCGCGGCGGACACCCCGTGGTACCGCGTCTACAGCGCAACCTGGGGCTACGACGAGTTCAACCCTGGATATGGCGACGCCCGCTTCTCCCCCATCGACGACCCCGAGACCGGTGATCGCCTCCCCAGCATGTATTTGGCGGCGACCCCCGCGGCTGCGCTTCTCGAAACCGTCTTCCACGACGTTCACCAGAGCAGCGCCCGGATCGTCTACGAACGCGATCTGCGGGGCATGCTGCTCGCCCATGTCCGCACCCCGGTGGCCGCGCGGCTGGGCGATGTGCGCGATCCCGAACTGGCGAGGCTCGGCGTATCGCGGGAGGCCCTGGTCAGCACTACCTCCGAGCACTACCCGTGCACGCGTCGGCAAGCGATCACCGCGCTCGGGCAGCGGTGCGGTGCCCGCGGGCTGCACGGGCTCATCTGGCACTCGCGCCGGTCTGAGCTTGCCGGGCGCGAGCCGGTCGAAGTCATCGTGGTCTTCGGCGCCGAACGGTACCCGACGAGTCGTGGGCATTGGAAGCTGTTCGGGCCAGGAGCGTCCTCGCTGTATGAGGGACCTGGGCGTCTCCTTGTCGATGAGATCGCCGAAAGTCTTTCGGCGACAGTCGACATCGAGGACTAA